In one window of Kitasatospora sp. MMS16-BH015 DNA:
- a CDS encoding D-glycerate dehydrogenase, with amino-acid sequence MTATRPKVLVTRPLAPGVLPRLAAACEVTVHEEDGPMPRKELLEAVRGAAGLLTTLDNRVDEELLAAAGPGLRIVANHAVGYHNVDVAACAARGVAVSNTPGVLTESTADMAWALLLAAARRLGEGERLLRSGQPWIWAPTFMLGMELSGTPLGILGMGRIGQAVARRAAGFGMPVSYHNRRRLDPAEEQGAQWLPLDELLAQSPVLVVTCPLSAGTRHLLDAERIGQLPPGAVLVSMTAGVVDEVALAAALDSGALFAAAVDNFEHEPEVPAALLAQERAVLAPHLGSATVRTRQAMGGLAVDNLLAVLAGGRPVTPVSPQPS; translated from the coding sequence ATGACTGCCACCCGTCCGAAGGTCCTGGTCACCCGGCCGCTCGCCCCCGGCGTGCTGCCCCGGCTCGCCGCCGCCTGCGAGGTGACGGTGCACGAGGAGGACGGGCCGATGCCCCGGAAGGAGCTGCTCGAGGCCGTCCGGGGCGCGGCGGGGCTGCTCACCACCCTGGACAACCGGGTGGACGAGGAGCTGCTGGCCGCCGCCGGGCCCGGCCTTCGGATCGTGGCCAACCACGCCGTGGGGTACCACAACGTGGACGTGGCGGCCTGCGCCGCGCGCGGGGTCGCGGTGAGCAACACCCCCGGGGTGCTCACCGAATCCACCGCCGACATGGCCTGGGCGCTGCTGCTGGCCGCCGCCCGCCGGCTCGGCGAGGGGGAGCGGCTGCTGCGCTCCGGGCAGCCCTGGATCTGGGCGCCCACCTTCATGCTGGGCATGGAGCTCTCGGGCACCCCGCTGGGCATCCTCGGGATGGGCCGGATCGGGCAGGCGGTGGCCCGCCGGGCGGCCGGCTTCGGCATGCCGGTCAGCTACCACAACCGCCGCCGGCTCGACCCGGCCGAGGAGCAGGGCGCACAGTGGCTGCCGCTGGACGAACTGCTCGCCCAGTCGCCCGTGTTGGTGGTCACCTGCCCGCTCTCGGCCGGCACCCGGCACCTGCTGGACGCCGAGCGGATCGGTCAACTGCCGCCCGGCGCCGTACTGGTGAGCATGACGGCCGGAGTGGTGGACGAGGTGGCGCTGGCGGCCGCTCTCGACTCGGGTGCGCTGTTCGCCGCCGCCGTGGACAACTTCGAGCACGAGCCCGAGGTGCCGGCCGCGCTGCTGGCCCAGGAGCGGGCGGTGCTCGCCCCGCACCTGGGCAGCGCCACCGTCCGCACCCGGCAGGCGATGGGCGGCCTCGCGGTGGACAACCTGCTGGCCGTGCTGGCCGGCGGCCGGCCGGTCACCCCGGTCAGCCCGCAGCCCAGTTGA
- a CDS encoding alpha/beta hydrolase, whose product MTTHLVETEDGRVLAVDRVGDPAGRPVFLLHGMPGSRLGPFPRSSVLYRLGVLLLSFDRPGYGDSTRLPGRRVASAAADVTAIADAFSLRDFAVLGRSGGGPHALACAALLPDRVRRVAALVSLAPRHADGLDWYGGMTASNVRAYREIERGLQHIADSLQLRSQRLRDDPTGLINGLVSELPPTDRTLVADAGIRRMLLSTFRQAFRQNADGWIDDMLAFTTDWGFKVEDIAVPTRLWHGADDQFSPVDHSRWLADKIPGAELYLEPGAAHFGALKVMTEALNWAAG is encoded by the coding sequence GTGACCACCCACCTGGTCGAAACGGAGGACGGCCGGGTGCTGGCCGTCGACCGGGTCGGCGACCCCGCCGGGCGGCCGGTCTTCCTGCTGCACGGCATGCCCGGCAGCCGGCTCGGCCCCTTCCCGCGCAGCAGCGTGCTCTACCGGCTCGGCGTGCTGCTGCTCTCCTTCGACCGCCCCGGCTACGGGGACTCCACCCGGCTGCCCGGCCGCCGGGTGGCCTCGGCGGCGGCCGACGTGACGGCGATCGCCGACGCCTTCTCCTTGCGCGACTTCGCGGTGCTCGGCCGCTCCGGCGGCGGGCCGCACGCGCTGGCCTGCGCGGCGCTGCTGCCCGACCGGGTGCGCCGGGTGGCCGCCCTGGTGAGCCTGGCGCCCCGGCACGCGGACGGCCTGGACTGGTACGGCGGGATGACCGCCTCGAACGTGCGCGCCTACCGCGAGATCGAGCGCGGCCTGCAGCACATCGCGGACAGCCTCCAGCTGCGCTCGCAGCGGCTGCGGGACGACCCGACCGGCCTGATCAACGGGCTGGTCTCCGAACTCCCGCCCACCGACCGCACCCTGGTGGCCGACGCGGGGATCCGCCGGATGCTGCTGAGCACCTTCCGGCAGGCCTTCCGGCAGAACGCGGACGGCTGGATCGACGACATGCTGGCCTTCACCACCGACTGGGGCTTCAAGGTGGAGGACATCGCGGTGCCGACCAGGCTATGGCACGGCGCCGACGACCAGTTCTCCCCGGTCGACCACTCCCGCTGGCTGGCCGACAAGATCCCCGGGGCCGAGCTCTACCTGGAGCCCGGCGCCGCCCACTTCGGCGCGCTCAAGGTGATGACCGAGGCGCTCAACTGGGCTGCGGGCTGA
- a CDS encoding DUF4231 domain-containing protein: MTAGAPRSMGRVREDDLLPELFWTADSSSLQGQRRAVSLSRWELLMLVAAAATGSADGPVWAWLAALAYGATVALAALAGRQNPQGLWYEGRAAAESVKTLSWKYAVRADAYQPPPKTLPDAERLYDVQLGGIISQFGTTRAIPQIARVQAELDLWRGPLAGRPPRHPQITETMKQLREQPLAVRREVYLRERVLAQRDWYREKARRCANASRRASTLGVVLPLAGLVLAVLRALGWYSYDALGTLSAVAASVAAWAQLRQYRPQAAAYSLAASELTLVEAQLGQLAVDSAQAEETWARLARDAEDAISREHTTWQARREVRNLDVAG; encoded by the coding sequence ATGACGGCAGGCGCACCGCGTTCGATGGGCAGGGTCCGGGAGGACGACCTGCTGCCGGAGCTGTTCTGGACGGCCGACTCCTCCTCCCTGCAGGGGCAGCGGCGGGCGGTCTCGCTCTCCCGCTGGGAGCTGTTGATGCTGGTGGCGGCCGCCGCCACCGGCTCGGCCGACGGCCCGGTCTGGGCCTGGCTGGCCGCACTCGCGTACGGCGCCACCGTGGCGCTGGCCGCGCTGGCCGGGCGGCAGAACCCGCAGGGGCTCTGGTACGAGGGGCGGGCGGCGGCCGAGTCGGTCAAGACGCTCTCCTGGAAGTACGCGGTGCGGGCCGACGCCTACCAGCCGCCACCGAAGACCCTGCCGGATGCCGAACGACTGTACGACGTGCAACTCGGGGGCATTATCAGCCAGTTCGGCACCACCCGGGCGATCCCGCAGATCGCCCGGGTGCAGGCCGAGCTGGACCTGTGGCGCGGCCCGCTGGCCGGCCGGCCGCCCCGCCACCCGCAGATCACCGAGACCATGAAGCAGCTGCGCGAGCAGCCGCTGGCCGTCCGGCGCGAGGTGTACCTGCGCGAGCGGGTGCTGGCCCAGCGCGACTGGTACCGGGAGAAGGCCCGCCGGTGCGCCAACGCCAGCCGCCGGGCCTCCACCCTCGGCGTGGTGCTGCCGCTGGCCGGGCTGGTGCTCGCCGTGCTGCGCGCGCTCGGCTGGTACAGCTACGACGCGCTCGGCACCCTCTCGGCGGTGGCCGCCTCGGTGGCGGCCTGGGCCCAGCTGCGCCAGTACCGGCCGCAGGCCGCCGCCTACTCCCTGGCCGCCTCCGAACTCACCCTGGTCGAGGCGCAGTTGGGGCAGCTCGCGGTGGATTCGGCGCAGGCCGAGGAGACCTGGGCCCGGCTGGCCCGGGACGCCGAGGACGCCATCTCCCGCGAGCACACCACCTGGCAGGCCCGCCGCGAGGTGCGCAACCTCGACGTGGCCGGCTGA
- a CDS encoding sugar isomerase domain-containing protein: MSDLVQQYFDAAVRQLERVRSEEAEGIDRAAELLAGAVAEGRRIFTFGAGHSSLAAQDVVYRAGGLVVINLLNVPGMTGVNVMPAPLGSALERVSGLATATLDLTPAGEGDLLFLISLSGRQVMPVELARHARAKGMRVIGVTSLAYPAATTSNHPSGTFLKDNCDLVLDSKIAVGDGELTAPGAETTFGSVSTVVTSALMQAVVAAAVGKLTERGHTPPLFRSGNVEGGTEWNAKVMADNADRILYAY; the protein is encoded by the coding sequence ATGAGCGACTTGGTGCAGCAGTACTTCGACGCGGCGGTGCGGCAGCTGGAGCGGGTGCGCAGCGAGGAGGCCGAGGGCATCGACCGGGCCGCCGAGCTGCTGGCCGGGGCGGTGGCCGAGGGGCGGCGGATCTTCACCTTCGGGGCCGGGCACTCCTCGCTGGCCGCCCAGGACGTGGTCTACCGGGCCGGCGGCCTGGTGGTGATCAACCTGCTGAACGTGCCCGGGATGACCGGGGTCAACGTGATGCCCGCCCCGCTGGGCAGCGCGCTGGAGCGGGTCTCCGGCCTGGCCACCGCCACCCTCGACCTCACCCCGGCCGGCGAGGGCGACCTGCTCTTCCTGATCTCGCTCTCCGGCCGCCAGGTGATGCCGGTGGAGCTGGCCCGGCACGCCCGGGCCAAGGGCATGCGGGTGATCGGGGTGACCTCGCTGGCCTATCCGGCCGCGACCACCTCCAACCACCCCTCCGGCACCTTCCTCAAGGACAACTGCGACCTCGTGCTGGACAGCAAGATCGCGGTGGGCGACGGCGAGCTCACCGCCCCCGGCGCCGAGACCACCTTCGGCTCGGTCTCCACCGTCGTCACCAGCGCCCTGATGCAGGCCGTGGTGGCCGCCGCCGTCGGCAAGCTCACCGAGCGCGGCCACACCCCGCCGCTGTTCCGCTCCGGCAACGTGGAGGGCGGCACCGAGTGGAACGCCAAGGTGATGGCCGACAACGCGGACCGGATCCTCTACGCGTACTGA